Proteins encoded in a region of the Vicia villosa cultivar HV-30 ecotype Madison, WI linkage group LG5, Vvil1.0, whole genome shotgun sequence genome:
- the LOC131606663 gene encoding expansin-B3-like, whose product MQLKLSSNLRLFCFGLALKLALLPTAAGQLQHHTLDMHWYPGTATWYGDPNGDGSTGGACGYGTLVDVKPLRARVGAVGSVLFMKGEGCGACYKVKCLDNSICSRRAVTVIITDECPGCPTDSTHFDLSGAAFGHMAISGENGQLRNRGQIPVIYRRTPCKYPGRKIAFHVNEGSTPFWLSLLVEFEDAEGDIGTMHIRENGSSEWLQMNHVWGANWCIIGGPLRGPYSVKLSSSTGRTLSARDVIPSNWVPKATYTSRLNFYP is encoded by the exons ATGCAGCTCAAACTTAGCTCAAATCTGAGGCTATTCTGCTTCGGCTTGGCCTTGAAACTCGCCCTTCTGCCAACTGCGGCGGGACAACTTCAGCACCATACCCTCGACATGCATTGGTATCCTGGAACCGCCACCTGGTACGGTGACCCCAACGGAGACGGAAGTACCGGTGGAGCGTGTGGATACGGTACGTTGGTGGACGTGAAGCCGTTGAGGGCGAGAGTAGGGGCGGTTGGTTCAGTACTGTTTATGAAAGGGGAAGGTTGTGGTGCGTGTTACAAAGTGAAGTGCTTAGATAATAGCATATGTTCAAGGCGAGCAGTTACGGTCATAATCACCGACGAGTGCCCTGGCTGCCCCACTGACTCCACCCACTTTGATCTCAGCGGCGCTGCTTTTGGACACATGGCTATCTCCGGCGAGAATGGTCAGCTCAGAAACCGCGGTCAAATTCCTGTTATTTACCGAAG AACTCCGTGTAAATATCCAGGGAGAAAAATTGCCTTCCATGTTAACGAAGGTTCCACGCCATTTTGGTTATCACTTCTGGTTGAATTTGAAGACGCAGAAGGAGATATAGGCACCATGCATATAAGAGAA AATGGTTCTAGTGAGTGGCTGCAAATGAATCATGTGTGGGGTGCAAATTGGTGCATTATTGGGGGACCTTTAAGGGGACCATACTCTGTTAAACTCAGCTCTTCCACTGGTAGAACCCTATCAGCTAGGGATGTTATTCCTAGCAATTGGGTTCCAAAGGCCACTTACACTTCTCGCCTAAATTTCTACCCTTAA